In Ailuropoda melanoleuca isolate Jingjing chromosome 4, ASM200744v2, whole genome shotgun sequence, the following proteins share a genomic window:
- the LOC109489390 gene encoding 40S ribosomal protein S29-like, with protein sequence MGHQQLSWSHRRKFGQGSRSCRICSNQHGLIWKYGLSMCRQGFRQYAEDIGFIKLD encoded by the coding sequence ATGGGTCACCAACAGCTCTCCTGGAGCCATCGGAGGAAATTTGGCCAGGGTTCTCGTTCTTGCCGCATTTGCTCAAACCAGCACGGTCTGATTTGGAAATACGGCCTAAGTATGTGCCGCCAGGGTTTCCGTCAGTACGCCGAGGATATAGGCTTCATTAAGTTGGATTAA